From Hoplias malabaricus isolate fHopMal1 chromosome 11, fHopMal1.hap1, whole genome shotgun sequence, a single genomic window includes:
- the mapk6 gene encoding mitogen-activated protein kinase 6 — protein sequence MAEKFESLMNIHGFDLGPRYMDLKPLGYGGNGLVFSAVDTDCDKRVAVKKIILTDPQSIKHALREIKIIRRLDHDNIVKVFETLGPSGRRLTEDVSSLTEVNSVYIVQEYMETDLCKVLEQGLLSEGHARLFMYQLLRGLKYIHSANVLHRDLKPANLFVNTEDLVLKIGDFGLARIMDPHYSHKGHLSEGLVTKWYRSPRLLLSPNNYTKAIDMWAAGCIFAEMLTGKTLFAGAHELEQMQLILESIPVIHEEDRQELQSVIPVFIKNDMSVPHTPLAKLLPGVSSEALDFLEKILTFNPMDRLTAEEALAHPYMSDYSFPLDEPVSSHPFHIEDEVDDILLMDESHSHVYNWDRYHDSQLSETDWHLHSTTEAEEVQRDPRVLSDVTDDEEVQVDPRKYADTDSEKFLDDPAAGFDFPAERSWPQLDEHHENKYCDSECGHTCNYKAVSPSYLDNLIWRESEVNHYYEPKLIIDLSNWKEQQSKEKGDKKSKSKCEKNGLVKAQIALQEASLGQSPPEKDRQQEKHQNQGFDFDSFIAGTIRLSLQPEPSQIGFLNELNSSVSQLSKSISQEKDEKCQVNLAQQGGRPPCPWDSYGSLEAEESCCLIDEACWDAQKEAGFGGGGGGYTSYLDRLFSKRDESAVIMPPEAPEDFTPDAEAPLPSPQDQPSSGFPKNGEIVLESLAISGDLPLKSLQASLSPAAHVKCSPQIAHKTYSSIFKHLN from the exons ATGGCAGAGAAATTCGAAAGCCTAATGAACATTCACGGGTTTGACCTCGGGCCTCGCTACATGGACCTGAAGCCGCTGGGCTACGGGGGGAATGGCCTGGTGTTTTCAGCTGTGGACACGGACTGTGACAAGCGGGTGGCGGTAAAGAAGATCATTCTCACGGATCCTCAGAGCATAAAGCACGCGCTCCGGGAGATCAAAATCATCCGGCGGCTTGACCACGACAACATCGTGAAGGTGTTCGAGACCCTGGGCCCGAGCGGCAGGCGGCTGACGGAGGACGTGAGCTCTCTGACCGAGGTCAACTCCGTCTACATCGTCCAAGAATACATGGAGACGGATCTGTGTAAAGTCCTGGAGCAGGGCCTCCTCTCTGAGGGACATGCCCGGCTCTTCATGTACCAGCTCCTCCGTGGCCTCAAGTACATCCACTCCGCTAACGTCCTGCACAGAGACCTGAAACCCGCAAACCTCTTCGTCAACACGGAGGATCTAGTGCTCAAAATCGGAGACTTCGGCCTCGCGCGGATCATGGACCCACACTACTCGCACAAG ggtcaCCTCTCAGAAGGCCTGGTCACTAAGTGGTATCGTTCACCTCGTCTCCTCCTTTCCCCGAATAACTACACTAAAGCCATCGACATGTGGGCAGCTGGCTGTATCTTTGCAGAAATGCTCACCGGGAAAACTCTCTTCGCAG gTGCTCATGAGCTGGAGCAGATGCAGCTGATCCTGGAGTCTATCCCTGTGATCCATGAGGAGGATCGCCAGGAACTACAGAGCGTTATTCCCGTTTTCATCAAAAACGACATGTCCGTACCTCACACTCCTCTCGCCAAACTGCTGCCAGGGGTCAGCTCTGAGG CTCTGGATTTCCTTGAGAAGATCCTGACCTTTAACCCCATGGACCGTCTGACAGCCGAGGAGGCCCTGGCGCATCCGTACATGAGCGATTACTCGTTTCCTCTGGACGAGCCCGTGTCCTCACACCCTTTCCACATCGAGGATGAGGTGGACGATATCCTGCTCATGGACGAGAGCCACAGCCACGTCTACAACTGGGACAG GTATCACGACAGTCAGTTGTCAGAGACAGATTGGCATCTCCATAGCACAACGGAGGCGGAGGAGGTTCAGCGAGATCCCCGTGTCCTCTCTGACGTCACGGACGACGAGGAGGTTCAGGTGGACCCCCGGAAGTACGCAGATACGGACAGCGAGAAGTTCCTGGACGACCCAGCGGCCGGTTTCGACTTCCCCGCGGAGCGCTCGTGGCCGCAGCTGGACGAGCACCACGAGAACAAGTACTGCGACTCCGAGTGTGGACACACCTGCAACTACAAAGCCGTGTCCCCATCCTACCTGGACAACTTAATCTGGAGAGAGAGCGAAGTCAACCACTATTACGAGCCCAAGCTCATCATAGACctgtccaactggaaggagcaGCAGAGCAAGGAGAAGGGGGACAAGAAGAGCAAGAGCAAATGTGAGAAGAACGGCCTGGTCAAGGCTCAGATCGCTCTGCAGGAGGCCAGCCTTGGCCAGAGCCCACCAGAGAAAGATCGGCAGCAGGAGAAACACCAGAACCAAGGCTTCGACTTCGATTCCTTCATAGCCGGGACCATCCGTCTGAGCCTGCAGCCAGAGCCCAGCCAGATCGGCTTCTTAAACGAGCTCAACTCCTCTGTCTCGCAGCTGTCCAAATCCATCAGCCAGGAGAAGGACGAGAAGTGCCAGGTGAACTTGGCGCAGCAGGGAGGACGTCCCCCGTGTCCGTGGGACAGCTACGGAAGCCTGGAGGCAGAGGAAAGCTGCTGCCTCATCGACGAGGCCTGCTGGGATGCCCAGAAAGAAGCCGGctttggaggaggaggaggcgggTACACCAGCTATTTAGATCGGCTCTTCAGCAAACGTGACGAGAGCGCCGTGATCATGCCCCCCGAAGCCCCGGAGGATTTCACCCCTGATGCAGAAGCTCCGCTCCCTTCCCCCCAAGATCAACCCTCGTCCGGATTCCCTAAAAACGGAGAAATCGTCCTCGAGTCTCTGGCCATCTCTGGAGATCTGCCGCTCAAATCCCTCCAGGCCTCTCTGTCTCCCGCCGCTCACGTCAAGTGCTCGCCCCAAATCGCCCACAAAACGTACAGCAGCATCTTCAAACACCTCAACTGA